One Muribaculum gordoncarteri genomic window, GGAGGCAGACCAAAGTCTGATGAAAGCAAAGTATCTACCGCTCTGAAGATGTACGACTCAAAGCTGCACTCGATAGATGAGATAACCAAGGCAACCGGAATCAGCCGGGCAACCCTTTACAGAGCCATCGACAAACGCAAGAAAACAACATAATTCAGCTTGCTGTCCGGCATCGGCTCCAATCATGGAAGCGCACCTGTCCTTGACTGGTGCGTATTAGGCTACGCACCTACGGTTTATACGGCGAGCCGACTGTAAGAACGTATTATCCCTACATTCTCCTTCCCCTGCTTTTCCTCGGTGGTTCCTGAGTCTGTCCGGTGTCCGGCTTTTGTGTCTGCTGCTTCCTTTTCTCTTCCTCCTGACGCTGCTTTATTCCAAGTGCAGCCTTCACCTTTGCCCAGATATCCCGGAAGAAATCGGAGATACGCTTACCGCAGATGGATATAAAGGAATCCTTTCCCTCTCCTTCGACCTTTATCTCTGTAGCCTGACAGTATTCATCCGGAATACGTTTCCTTGTTGCCGGATCTGTAAACGCATACGGCTTCAGACGAAGCACACCCCCATCAAGGATACAATCCTGCCATTCGGGATTGGTTATCTCTATCGACACAAGTTCCCTGAGCAACCGGGCTTCATCGGGATGTCTGCGTTCAAGTGCGGTCTGTGAGCCGGACACGGTCTCCTTCAGCTGTTGCAGTTCCTGTTCCGCCTTCACTCTCCCGGCTTTCTCATGCCGAGTGGCAGCGGCTTCTCTCTCCAGTGCGGTGGCGTTGCCGGACACGAGCAACTTCAGCTCCGCATTCTCCTTTGCAAGCCTCTCAACCTCTTTCTTGGCAAGGAAACTTATCGAGGCGTTGTTTATCCTTTCCAATGCCTCCTTCTCAACCTTGGCAACCTCTTTCTCCCTGCTGTCCACCGCCTGAAGAAGACGGTCAGCGGACTCTATGCGACCCTCGGCATATTCTCCGGCTTCAGTATAAGTATCGAGCCTATCCTGCGCCTTCACTATCAACGGAAGAAGTTTGTCGAGCTGCTGCTGTTGCCGGGCTATCTCATTTTTCTTTTCAGTGAGTTCACTCCTGGTCTCGTTCAGTTCCTTTTCCTGCTCCCTAATCTGACTGTCCTTTTTAAGAATCTCCCGGTTCTTCTCCTTTACCAAGTCCTCCTGTCCGGCGAGTTCCTTGAGTAACTCGTCCAGCCGCCCGCGTTGCAGCTCGTATTGCTCCTTATAATACTGGGCAAGATCCTTATGCTTGGCAGGGCTTCCCTCCTCGCCCCTCTCCAGCCCGAAAGAAGCCATCGCAATGGCATACTCGGTATGCCGCCTTTTCAGATCCCACTGGGTCATGACATCATCGGCACACAACCGCAGGGTCTCCTCTGTCGCCTTTTTCTTGTAGCGGCGTTTCTTCTTAGGGACTTCCTCCCCGTTTTTCTCCGCTTTCTCCTTATCCTTGGCGGCTCTCTTTTTTGTCGTCCTCTGTTTCTTACTCTCTCCGGACACGACAGGTACAAGCGACACATGAAGGTGCGGAGTCTCCTCGTCCATGTGCAGAACCGCACTAACGATATTCTCCTTGCCATGTTCCTTCTGCGCCCACTTTATAGACTCCCGGCACCATTCCATCAGCCGTCCCTGCTCGATGATCTCAGCCATGCCCTCGACCGATGCGCTCAGGCGGATCTCGATGCAGCATATCTGACCTTTCCGGATCTTGCGCTCGTATTCATTGCCGTCGGCATCCTTCTGATGACGGACAGCATCAAGCCTTTTCTCGATGGCTGCGCTGCGGCCAATCTCCCGGGCTTCCTTTATAAACTCCTTGTTATGTCTGGTAAGGTCTCTGCGCTTGATGTTGTACGGCACATGCTCCGTTCCGTCCGCCTTCTTCCTCTCGATATGGGTGGAGTAGGACACCGGTGGACCGTAGCATTTCTCATAATGGCAGACTGTATAGTGGCTCATATATTTTCAGTGGAAGGTGGACGGAAACGGCCGAGAAGGGATGCAAGGGAAACGGCGGCCGCAGAGCTGTTCCCTTTGCCGGAGAGTGCAGAGAGAGGGTCACTCTCTGCCCGGGGGTGACGGGGGCTGGAAGCCCTTGTCCGAGGGTCCGGGAAGGGTCATCCCGGCGGTGGGGTTCAAAGGGGAGAGGACACTCCCCTTGTGGGGGTTGTAGGGGGCGAAGCCACATGCCTTAATAGGGTTAAATATAGCATCCCAACAGAGTGGATGCGGTGGCTTCGCCAATATTTTGCCCTATTAAGCTATGGCAAATTTGAAAAATTTGCTCTCGCGCAAGCGATGGAACCGCCTGAAACAACTGACCTCCGGAGGATACCTATGCTATTCCTCGACCTTGCCGTATCCCATTTTGACACGGTTACTCACAAGCAAATACCCACTGAAAAAGCGGTCGAGTATGTTGTTGATTGTAGATGTGATCGTAGCGTGCGGGACACCACTTCCGGCGTTCATATCCTTGATCATCTTCACGAACTTCGGGGCGATTGGAACCTGCGGGAACTTCATCGAGGAAGAACGGTACACCATAGGGGAGATATATCCCTCTATGAAATCAGCTTCTGTTGTTTCCAAAACAGTTCCGCGCTTTGACAGCACAAACAGAGCCTCTGCCTCACTTGCCAGCTTCGGGCCTTCAGGGGGTGAAAGCAGACTTAAATTCAGAGTATTCTCCATAGCATATCGAGTTCTCTCAGAGAATCTGCCATCCTTGTCCATCTCTATCTCAATGACCTTTCTTGGATCTTTCTCGAAAGATTTTCTGACTTCTAAAAAATCACCCTTTTCTTCTTCTGTTTCATCCATTGATAAAGCATTTGTTATTTGATTTGAAAATTCATATTTCTGAAAATTATTGTACCTGAATATTCAGGCGTAAATATTTTCCTTACAAATAACATTCATACTATGGTTATGGTTCTTGAAGGGAAGTATGAAACGGACTCACAAGCCCAGCAATAAAACAATATATATTGTTTTATTTATTTAATGTTTTATTGTTTTAGTGGTTACTGCATAGCAGAATCCCACCAACGGGTAACAGTTGGTCTTGAGAGTCCTGTCTCCCGAGCACACAAAGATTTATTCTTGCTATCCGGATTCTTCGCTCGCCATTCCTTAACGAGTTTAGCATGAGAACTGCTCTCGATAGTGGCTTTTTTCCTTCCACTCCCGTCTCTCCAATTTCCATCAGGGTAAGAGATATTATCCCTGACAAAATTCATGAGTTTAATATGTTTCTCACGTCCTCTATTATTGCGTTTATTTCGCTCGATCCTTATTCCTGTGGTCGTTTCAATAACTCTAATCGGCCACTTGTTATATTCCTCGTCATAAGCTCTCATGGCATCGTTTACATCGTCCTCCGTAAAGGGATTATCCACTGTCTCAGTCTTGCGGTCAAAAGCCGGAACCAAAGATAGGGCATCAGCAAGGACTTCATCGCGAGGCACACCGCATTTAACGGCATAGACTACCAATGTAAGAATGCACCAATACCGGTGATGCACTTCCACCTGCTGACCGTCTTTAAGGATATTCAGCCACCAATCATACAAGCCACGATTGAGTTGCCATTTCTTGCCCACTCTCCTGCGTCCGATGACTCGGGAGGCATACCACTCCGGCCATCGTTCCTGCGCCTCTTTCAGCGTCACACGAGACGGATTATGAGGTGTCTTGTCTGTCAACTGTCCGAGTTCTTCATCTGTCAAGCTGAAAGCACGCCCTAAAAAGCTGTTCAATTCCTCCGGCGTGTGCATGGGCGCGGAACGGTTCCAGAACGCCCGGATAGGTTTGCCGAACTTTGTCTTGGTGCCCGGCACACGGAAACCCTGCACCACACTCTGAACCTGCGCCCTCTCCGCACCAAGTTTTGACACGAGCCACACAATCTTGGTCAAACCACGTTTCATCTTATTCAACGCATCAAGGCGAGTAGCGAACATTTCAATCGGACGCTTCAACAGGTAATACACATGAATCCCATGCCCTGAATTGACTATGATATTGGCAACCGGATAAACCCCTGTTGTCATACCTCGCAACAACATCCGGACCTCGTGCATACTCACACCGTCAAGATCTATCGCAAAGGCATAAAGAAACCGAGCGTTCCTATAAGAGTTGGTGCGCCCTACATAAGTCACCGGGGACAATATCGCAAAATCCCGCCCATTGAGAAAACTCAGACTCTCACCATCATCCTTCAACAACAACCTATGTCTATTCTTCTTTCCATCCTTGTAGAAGACCACAGGATTATATCTCCACATACGATAACCACTATAGTCGATCTTCTCTGACTGTGCATCATCTGAATTGGGGGACTCTGACCTCAAAGCCTTGTTCCGGATCTTCTGCTTCAACCACAGCTGGTATTCATAACTCTGTACTTCCTCAAAAGGAATAATCCCCTCACCCTGTTCAAAGGCTTTCCTCTCAAACAACAACTCGACAAACTCATCAGGATAAAGCTCTGACAATTCATAATGCTCCCCACACTGAAGATAATCGGATTTACGCTCAAACTCCTTCTCCAACACATCCACAGAAACACGGTTCAACCGACCATGGTAATCCGACCAAGCCTGAAGAAACTCCCGGTACTCATCCGCAGGAAGAGTATCGAAATCAAAATTATTCAAGTCAACCTTACTAAAGTCTATACTCATAATCTAAAATTTTGAACAGTGGGGCACTCGTTCCTCGTGCCCCATTAAGGGGGCGTATATTATCAATGAAATTTCTTTTACACTTTTGCAAAGATATAACATTTCTCGGAATTACCCAAACCCCAACACTAAATAACTAATTACCACTATCGCTAATTATATTTTTCAATAATTACTATCCATTACCTTTCCCTTTCTTATTTTAGTAGCATAGCAAAAACACTAAACGAATAAAACACTATTTAGGTAATTCAATAATTATTATTATCTTTGCATTGTCAAACTAAGACATAACCCTTAACCCCACCATTAATGAAAGCCAAAATAATAGCAATAGCCAATCATAAGGGCGGAGTCGGTAAAACCGCCTCTGTCGCATCCATCGGAGCGGTATTGGCATCAAGAGGGAAGAAAGTGTTGATGGTTGACTTAGATACCCAAGCCAATCTTACCCGGCACTTCATGGAAAACATTCCCCCACGAATTATTTACCACGCAATTCGTGAGCAGCTCAATCTTCCCATCTATCCAATCCGTGAAAATCTCGATATCGTTCCAAGTGGACTTGATATGGCGGGAATTGATTTGGAGTTACAGATGATGTTCAACCGGGAAAGAGTGTTGAAGGGTCTTCTTGATCCATTCAGCTCCATTTACGACTATATCCTATTGGACTGTCCTCCGGCTCTCGGATTAGTTACAATCAACGCACTTACTGCCGCCAATAAATTAATCGTACCTATGAAGGCCGATCTTATGTCAAACTATGGATTATCTATGATGGATCAGTTTTGTGTAAAAATGCAGGTGCTAAATCCCGGCATACACATTGACTACATATTCTTCAACATCTACGAAAAAGGCCAGACCATGACAGAAGCCATAGAAACAGATGTCAGATCTAAGTACGGTGATAGAGTTCTTTCCACTGTAATCCGAAAGAATAATGATGTATCCAAAGCAGCCTTCGATTTTACTGATATTGTCAGCTTTAACCCCGATGCAAATGGGGCTAAAGATTTTCAAGCATTAGTGACCGAACTTGATAGCAAGCTCTAATCACTAAATAAATAATTAGCAAAATCAATATTTCACTAATTATCAAAATCACTAAATAAATAACCGTTTCTCATGGCTAAAAATAAGACTTTGACAGTACCTCAAAATGGTACTCAACCAGCAGTCATACCATCACCTATCGACAATATGCTCGCTGGGGCAACCACAGTAGATACAGCCACAAGAGCATCTAACAAGCGTCCAACGTCATTCAATATAGACCAAGAACTACAGTCTCGCTTCAAGGCAGCATGTGCCACAAGAGGCAAATCTATGTCCAGTGTAATCGAGGACTTTATCCTCAGATATATAACAGAACAATGACCATCCCATCCACTTATTCATACACAATTCAATCCATTTATCCAAATAATTTAAGTAAAAAAAATAAAATATTTCTGTAATCAATTCTTTTTGTGTATATTTACAATCGGTAATATTGCCGTAACCCTTTAACAACGAAGAATCATGAATCTTCCCAAGATTGAAACCTTACTTCTTCAAGAAATGGTTGAAGTAAGAGGTGGACTCGCCGGA contains:
- the mobV gene encoding MobV family relaxase, with the protein product MSHYTVCHYEKCYGPPVSYSTHIERKKADGTEHVPYNIKRRDLTRHNKEFIKEAREIGRSAAIEKRLDAVRHQKDADGNEYERKIRKGQICCIEIRLSASVEGMAEIIEQGRLMEWCRESIKWAQKEHGKENIVSAVLHMDEETPHLHVSLVPVVSGESKKQRTTKKRAAKDKEKAEKNGEEVPKKKRRYKKKATEETLRLCADDVMTQWDLKRRHTEYAIAMASFGLERGEEGSPAKHKDLAQYYKEQYELQRGRLDELLKELAGQEDLVKEKNREILKKDSQIREQEKELNETRSELTEKKNEIARQQQQLDKLLPLIVKAQDRLDTYTEAGEYAEGRIESADRLLQAVDSREKEVAKVEKEALERINNASISFLAKKEVERLAKENAELKLLVSGNATALEREAAATRHEKAGRVKAEQELQQLKETVSGSQTALERRHPDEARLLRELVSIEITNPEWQDCILDGGVLRLKPYAFTDPATRKRIPDEYCQATEIKVEGEGKDSFISICGKRISDFFRDIWAKVKAALGIKQRQEEEKRKQQTQKPDTGQTQEPPRKSRGRRM
- a CDS encoding ParA family protein — its product is MKAKIIAIANHKGGVGKTASVASIGAVLASRGKKVLMVDLDTQANLTRHFMENIPPRIIYHAIREQLNLPIYPIRENLDIVPSGLDMAGIDLELQMMFNRERVLKGLLDPFSSIYDYILLDCPPALGLVTINALTAANKLIVPMKADLMSNYGLSMMDQFCVKMQVLNPGIHIDYIFFNIYEKGQTMTEAIETDVRSKYGDRVLSTVIRKNNDVSKAAFDFTDIVSFNPDANGAKDFQALVTELDSKL
- a CDS encoding plasmid partition protein ParG, with amino-acid sequence MLAGATTVDTATRASNKRPTSFNIDQELQSRFKAACATRGKSMSSVIEDFILRYITEQ